In the genome of Vanacampus margaritifer isolate UIUO_Vmar chromosome 1, RoL_Vmar_1.0, whole genome shotgun sequence, one region contains:
- the hivep2b gene encoding transcription factor HIVEP2 isoform X2, whose protein sequence is MASLETAIGSPEGQDKDAAPKKCTPEAAKISRSPSAEMEGKGWHQHLQEGPARDTTDSGKSLSFEDSIAQTQDTEPSSFSLQAAKAAGRQKKSPSSPEQQSCYSGMELQSDAGGKAELKPQKLGKYVCDYCGRACAKPSVLKKHIRSHTGERPYPCVPCGFSFKTKSNLYKHRKSHAHSVKAGTSPFPHNVNADQGSFEGECELFSDAEQSTDTDDDAFNDPLLLLDSPAEASDHTAVKVLNLISHKKASAMSTSTPDSSSHLPEINALPVTTVEANRAIQSCTIKQRLALRLSEKRSSDSEHNLSLPSQSSKGSTDSGYFSRSESAEHQTSPPNANAKSYQEIMFGKCYRPSPKQTTAYIACDADSGDAGRCSEKGVSRVFTQEKDTVESIKINTKSFMREEVKEAQLDSGSDMGTLLRSNSMPTSAAVSLTMPQALRGSHSFDERTSNAGMRRLRRQAAFELPSHEGHADSEGHAKTSEMSLAGLETDNYPPSGNLQRHAMELATRKRRKEKREEEDLPSQYEVHHEQCEEMFDPGKDYELKLVGHGVVGVAKARLSTQLDRIDMDISVSPEMGARKTLGNVISVIQHTNFVNRPHCEQSDSYKSLRQRQEVFSSVQPMEESFEMDRPDGTLRQSFQLGAKLVRQSNIQVPEIRVTVEPDSPEKAPDVPVKEPEKHVEEFQWPQRSETLAQFPPEKLPPKKKRLRLADIEHSSGESSFESACTSLSRSPSQDSNLSYSSVFSFDREESLKPVSPARQDEFGKPLELLAVPGSGHSLSVLHQRQQHEMRRSSSEQAPCNLRKEFPEIRSVSFDYGSLDPTSKVRPGDLAKERRRVNLVRQESLSMDTEASHMQVFCAGAAPSSQPIFSTGNVLPQPQHPGLLIPVRIQTHVPSYGSLTYTSVSQIFDNHYDRVSPALAATQNRAATHPVSVEALDLSSAKLKTGIPLSLTSRTISTTNASSGGANKRMLSPASSLDVFMEVKQQKRVKEERMFGQIVEELSAVELGKCHLEDDSHRSKFITHRNVTDDLNMESAMESSFLDSSAPTYPKEAGTDKRAQMDTGAQPLFSRDILVSGAEHRGTPPPFPSLRTATGVSWCYLSYTKPSCSHDGEGGGSGGNPCSVYATWRVSSHNPNPPEVSTSAALALLHSKQKGGKLIYSMAAMCQPGNGKLVSSLVLWRQTFEQLQRKPELKEADVNPGKKVKDTSLRLKAAKEEWKEREASNTQTAPTRIKIFEGGYKSNEDYVYVRGRGRGKYICEECGIRCKKPSMLKKHIRTHTDVRPYICKVCNFAFKTKGNLTKHMKSKAHMKKCLELGVSVTMDETEIQEHDEAPQESKTDVAVTAKHQFSDAEYSDGMDEDADDVDEDDDEDDDYEGDSTPKLRSRSTSPQPGSGVASLPVTVTVSGRWPGSDQRDKTGEDDSLSVLSPDQAGFLFDPYSSCLLSPGWESPIREPSPSRLRYPSPRRELSPRGRCSPRWDASPLRPSSPGFSPIQHLSPPVAPEQPTSPGVEMAGKRESAVRGRQRVVLRAVSPRRGGTHQQRGGSDKSRQHAKIDMAQQQGAFEMELEQRSISSQPTATSGPHQNLLSHLPLHSQQQAFSLLPVLPVGGALRAAPPSPASSDVPPSPPSEEGTALEIAEDDQGSLDPGIRDGVQEENVQTCLKAIASLKINTEDPH, encoded by the exons ATGGCGTCGCTCGAAACTGCCATAGGCTCTCCAGAAGGTCAGGACAAAGATGCCGCGCCCAAAAAGTGCACACCCGAGGCAGCCAAAATAAGTAGGAGTCCATCGGCGGAAATGGAGGGCAAAGGGTGGCACCAGCACTTGCAGGAGGGCCCGGCCAGAGACACAACCGATTCGGGGAAGTCGCTGAGTTTTGAGGATTCGATCGCCCAAACTCAAGACACTGAACCGTCGTCCTTTTCACTGCAGGCCGCCAAAGCAGCTGGCAGACAAAAGAAGTCCCCCAGTTCACCTGAACAACAGAGTTGCTATTCAGGAATGGAGCTGCAGTCAGATGCCGGCGGCAAGGCTGAACTGAAACCACAGAAGCTTGGCAAGTATGTTTGCGATTACTGCGGAAGGGCATGCGCCAAACCCAGCGTGCTGAAGAAACACATCCGCTCGCACACCGGGGAGCGGCCCTACCCTTGCGTCCCCTGCGGGTTTTCCTTCAAAACCAAGAGCAATTTGTACAAACACCGGAAGTCCCACGCGCACTCGGTCAAAGCCGGAACGTCGCCGTTCCCTCACAACGTCAACGCGGACCAGGGGTCTTTCGAAGGCGAATGCGAGTTGTTCTCGGACGCCGAGCAGAGCACAGACACTGACGACGACGCGTTCAATgacccgctgctgctgctggactCCCCGGCAGAGGCTTCGGATCACACCGCCGTCAAAGTGCTCAACCTCATCTCTCACAAAAAAGCATCTGCAATGTCGACGTCGACTCCGGACAGCTCGTCCCACCTACCGGAAATCAATGCCCTTCCTGTCACCACCGTTGAGGCTAACCGTGCAATTCAATCTTGCACGATTAAACAAAGGCTCGCGCTTCGGCTGTCGGAAAAAAGGAGCAGCGACTCAGAACACAATCTGTCGCTTCCCAGTCAGTCGAGTAAAGGCAGCACGGATTCCGGCTACTTTTCCCGATCTGAAAGTGCAGAGCATCAGACCAGTCCGCCGAACGCTAACGCCAAATCCTACCAGGAAATTATGTTCGGAAAGTGTTACAGGCCCAGCCCCAAGCAGACCACGGCTTACATTGCCTGCGACGCAGATTCCGGGGATGCAGGAAGATGCTCGGAGAAAGGAGTTTCCCGCGTTTTCACCCAGGAAAAGGACACAGTCGaatcaatcaaaataaatacaaagtccTTCATGAGGGAAGAGGTGAAAGAAGCACAGTTGGACAGCGGCTCCGACATGGGAACCCTCCTCAGGAGCAACTCCATGCCCACGTCGGCGGCGGTCAGCCTGACCATGCCCCAGGCACTCCGGGGCAGCCACTCATTCGACGAGAGGACAAGCAATGCGGGCATGAGGAGACTCCGGCGACAAGCCGCTTTCGAGCTGCCATCCCACGAGGGCCACGCGGACAGCGAGGGCCACGCGAAGACAAGCGAGATGTCACTTGCGGGACTGGAAACGGACAATTACCCACCGAGCGGGAACCTGCAGAGGCACGCCATGGAGCTGGCCACGCGGAAGCGCCGGAAAGAGAAGCGGGAAGAGGAGGATTTGCCATCTCAGTATGAGGTGCATCACGAGCAGTGTGAAGAAATGTTTGACCCCGGTAAAGATTATGAGCTGAAGCTAGTTGGCCATGGCGTGGTCGGTGTCGCTAAAGCACGTTTGAGTACACAGCTGGACAGGATTGACATGGATATATCAGTCAGCCCTGAAATGGGTGCCCGAAAAACATTAGGAAACGTCATTTCAGTTATCCAGCACACAAACTTCGTCAACAGGCCTCATTGCGAACAGTCGGATTCCTACAAGAGTCTCAGACAGAGGCAAGAGGTCTTCTCCTCAGTTCAGCCCATGGAGGAGTCGTTTGAGATGGACAGGCCTGATGGAACACTGAGACAGTCCTTTCAGTTGGGTGCTAAACTGGTGCGACAGTCCAACATACAAGTACCGGAGATCAGGGTCACTGTGGAGCCCGACAGTCCGGAAAAAGCTCCGGACGTGCCAGTGAAGGAGCCGGAGAAGCATGTGGAAGAGTTTCAATGGCCGCAGCGGAGTGAAACTTTAGCCCAGTTTCCTCCTGAAAAACTCCCTCCGAAGAAGAAAAGGTTGCGCCTCGCCGACATCGAGCACTCCTCAGGAGAATCCAGTTTCGAGTCGGCCTGCACCAGCCTTTCACGCAGTCCCAGTCAGGACAGCAACTTATCTTACAGCTCTGTCTTCTCCTTTGACAGGGAGGAGAGTCTGAAGCCAGTTTCCCCGGCCAGGCAGGATGAATTTGGCAAGCCTCTCGAGCTCCTCGCCGTGCCGGGAAGCGGCCACTCGCTCTCCGTTCTCCATCAGCGTCAGCAGCATGAAATGAGACGCTCCTCCTCGGAGCAGGCGCCTTGCAACTTGCGCAAGGAGTTCCCGGAGATACGCAGCGTATCATTTGACTACGGTAGCCTGGATCCAACATCCAAAGTTAGACCTGGGGACCTGGCAAAGGAGAGGCGGAGGGTGAACTTAGTGCGGCAGGAGTCACTGAGCATGGACACCGAGGCCTCGCACATGCAAGTGTTTTGTGCCGGCGCCGccccttcgtcacagccaatcTTCTCAACTGGGAACGTACTCCCCCAGCCACAGCATCCCGGCTTGTTAATCCCCGTAAGAATCCAGACCCACGTGCCGAGCTACGGCAGTCTCACGTACACATCTGTGTCACAGATCTTTGACAATCACTATGACAGAGTTAGCCCCGCCTTAGCTGCCACTCAGAATCGAGCCGCCACACACCCCGTCTCTGTGGAAGCCCTGGACCTGTCCTCGGCCAAGCTCAAGACAGGCATCCCCCTCTCCCTCACCTCCCGGACCATTTCCACCACCAACGCGTCCAGCGGTGGCGCCAATAAACGAATGCTCTCGCCTGCCAGCAGCCTAGACGTCTTTATGGAAGTCAAGCAGCAGAAGCGTGTGAAAGAGGAAAGGATGTTTGGGCAAATTGTGGAGGAGCTGAGTGCAGTGGAACTGGGCAAGTGCCACTTGGAGGATGATTCACACAGGAGCAAGTTTATCACGCATCGAAACGTGACCGACGACCTCAACATGGAGTCTGCTATGGAGAGCAGCTTCTTGGATAGCAGCGCGCCTACGTATCCCAAAGAAGCAGGCACGGATAAACGGGCGCAGATGGACACGGGGGCACAGCCGCTCTTCAGCCGAGACATCCTGGTCTCAGGGGCCGAGCATCGGGGGACGCCGCCCCCCTTTCCAAGTCTTCGCACTGCGACAGGCGTGAGCTGGTGTTATCTCAGCTACACCAAGCCGAGCTGCTCACACGACGGCGAAGGGGGAGGCAGCGGCGGGAATCCCTGCTCCGTCTACGCCACCTGGCGCGTCAGTTCACACAATCCCAATCCACCGGAGGTGAGCACCAGTGCCGCACTGGCCTTGCTGCACTCCAAACAGAAGGGAGGCAAGTTGATCTACTCAATGGCTGCCATGTGTCAGCCCGGCAATGGGAAACTAGTTTCATCTCTTGTCCTGTGGCGACAGACATTTGAACAG CTGCAGAGGAAACCGGAGCTTAAGGAGGCGGACGTCAACCCGGGCAAGAAGGTGAAAGACACCAGCTTGAGACTGAAGGCTGCCAAGGAAGAGTGGAAGGAGAGGGAGGCGTCAAATACCCAAACAGCTCCGACGCGCATCAAGATCTTCGAGGGGGG GTACAAATCCAACGAGGACTACGTGTATGTCCGCGGCCGCGGTCGGGGGAAATACATTTGCGAGGAGTGCGGCATCCGCTGCAAGAAGCCCAGCATGCTCAAAAAACACATCCGAACCCATACGGACGTGAGGCCCTACATCTGCAAGGTCTGCAATTTTGCCTTCAAAACGAAAG GAAACCTGACAAAACACATGAAGTCGAAAGCGCATATGAAGAAATGTCTAGAGCTGGGCGTGTCCGTGACAATGGATGAGACGGAGATACAGGAACATG ACGAGGCGCCACAAGAATCCAAGACAGATGTGGCGGTCACGGCCAAACATCAGTTCTCCGACGCCGAATATTCCGACGGTATGGACGAAGATGCGGATGATGTCGACGAAGATGACGACGAGGACGATGACTACGAGGGCGACTCCACACCCAAGCTGCGTTCCAGGAGCACCAGTCCGCAGCCGGGCAGCGGCGTCGCGTCCCTGCCGGTCACTGTCACCGTCTCCGGCAGGTGGCCGGGCTCGGACCAGAGAGACAAGACGGGGGAGGATGACTCCCTTAGTGTTCTGTCCCCAGATCAGGCCGGCTTCCTTTTCGACCCTTATTCTTCGTGTCTCCTCTCACCCGGCTGGGAGTCCCCGATCAGGGAACCGTCCCCCTCACGTCTGCGCTACCCGTCCCCGAGGCGTGAGCTCTCCCCGCGGGGTCGTTGCTCTCCCAGGTGGGACGCCTCGCCGCTGAGGCCCAGCTCGCCCGGATTCTCGCCCATTCAGCACCTCTCCCCTCCCGTCGCGCCGGAGCAACCCACGTCGCCCGGGGTGGAGATGGCTGGGAAGCGGGAGTCGGCGGTGCGGGGCAGGCAGCGGGTAGTGCTGAGGGCCGTGTCGCCACGACGGGGCGGAACCCATCAGCAGCGAGGCGGCAGCGACAAGAGCAGACAGCACGCCAAGATCGACATGGCTCAGCAACAAGGAGCCTTTGAGATGGAACTG GAGCAGAGGAGCATCTCCAGTCAGCCCACCGCCACGAGCGGCCCCCACCAGAATCTCCTGAGCCACCTCCCTCTCCACTCTCAGCAGCAGGCCTTCAGCTTGCTTCCCGTCCTCCCCGTCGGAGGAGCCCTTCGGGCGGCGCCACCTTCCCCCGCCTCCTCCGATGTGCCGCCGAGCCCACCTAGCGAGGAGGGAACCGCCCTCGAGATAGCGGAAGACGACCAGGGAAGTCTGGATCCGGGCATCAGGGATGGCGTGCAGGAGGAGAACGTCCAGACGTGCTTGAAAGCCATCGCCTCGCTCAAGATCAACACGGAGGACCCACATTAG
- the hivep2b gene encoding transcription factor HIVEP2 isoform X1, with amino-acid sequence MASLETAIGSPEGQDKDAAPKKCTPEAAKISRSPSAEMEGKGWHQHLQEGPARDTTDSGKSLSFEDSIAQTQDTEPSSFSLQAAKAAGRQKKSPSSPEQQSCYSGMELQSDAGGKAELKPQKLGKYVCDYCGRACAKPSVLKKHIRSHTGERPYPCVPCGFSFKTKSNLYKHRKSHAHSVKAGTSPFPHNVNADQGSFEGECELFSDAEQSTDTDDDAFNDPLLLLDSPAEASDHTAVKVLNLISHKKASAMSTSTPDSSSHLPEINALPVTTVEANRAIQSCTIKQRLALRLSEKRSSDSEHNLSLPSQSSKGSTDSGYFSRSESAEHQTSPPNANAKSYQEIMFGKCYRPSPKQTTAYIACDADSGDAGRCSEKGVSRVFTQEKDTVESIKINTKSFMREEVKEAQLDSGSDMGTLLRSNSMPTSAAVSLTMPQALRGSHSFDERTSNAGMRRLRRQAAFELPSHEGHADSEGHAKTSEMSLAGLETDNYPPSGNLQRHAMELATRKRRKEKREEEDLPSQYEVHHEQCEEMFDPGKDYELKLVGHGVVGVAKARLSTQLDRIDMDISVSPEMGARKTLGNVISVIQHTNFVNRPHCEQSDSYKSLRQRQEVFSSVQPMEESFEMDRPDGTLRQSFQLGAKLVRQSNIQVPEIRVTVEPDSPEKAPDVPVKEPEKHVEEFQWPQRSETLAQFPPEKLPPKKKRLRLADIEHSSGESSFESACTSLSRSPSQDSNLSYSSVFSFDREESLKPVSPARQDEFGKPLELLAVPGSGHSLSVLHQRQQHEMRRSSSEQAPCNLRKEFPEIRSVSFDYGSLDPTSKVRPGDLAKERRRVNLVRQESLSMDTEASHMQVFCAGAAPSSQPIFSTGNVLPQPQHPGLLIPVRIQTHVPSYGSLTYTSVSQIFDNHYDRVSPALAATQNRAATHPVSVEALDLSSAKLKTGIPLSLTSRTISTTNASSGGANKRMLSPASSLDVFMEVKQQKRVKEERMFGQIVEELSAVELGKCHLEDDSHRSKFITHRNVTDDLNMESAMESSFLDSSAPTYPKEAGTDKRAQMDTGAQPLFSRDILVSGAEHRGTPPPFPSLRTATGVSWCYLSYTKPSCSHDGEGGGSGGNPCSVYATWRVSSHNPNPPEVSTSAALALLHSKQKGGKLIYSMAAMCQPGNGKLVSSLVLWRQTFEQLQRKPELKEADVNPGKKVKDTSLRLKAAKEEWKEREASNTQTAPTRIKIFEGGYKSNEDYVYVRGRGRGKYICEECGIRCKKPSMLKKHIRTHTDVRPYICKVCNFAFKTKGNLTKHMKSKAHMKKCLELGVSVTMDETEIQEHVDEAPQESKTDVAVTAKHQFSDAEYSDGMDEDADDVDEDDDEDDDYEGDSTPKLRSRSTSPQPGSGVASLPVTVTVSGRWPGSDQRDKTGEDDSLSVLSPDQAGFLFDPYSSCLLSPGWESPIREPSPSRLRYPSPRRELSPRGRCSPRWDASPLRPSSPGFSPIQHLSPPVAPEQPTSPGVEMAGKRESAVRGRQRVVLRAVSPRRGGTHQQRGGSDKSRQHAKIDMAQQQGAFEMELEQRSISSQPTATSGPHQNLLSHLPLHSQQQAFSLLPVLPVGGALRAAPPSPASSDVPPSPPSEEGTALEIAEDDQGSLDPGIRDGVQEENVQTCLKAIASLKINTEDPH; translated from the exons ATGGCGTCGCTCGAAACTGCCATAGGCTCTCCAGAAGGTCAGGACAAAGATGCCGCGCCCAAAAAGTGCACACCCGAGGCAGCCAAAATAAGTAGGAGTCCATCGGCGGAAATGGAGGGCAAAGGGTGGCACCAGCACTTGCAGGAGGGCCCGGCCAGAGACACAACCGATTCGGGGAAGTCGCTGAGTTTTGAGGATTCGATCGCCCAAACTCAAGACACTGAACCGTCGTCCTTTTCACTGCAGGCCGCCAAAGCAGCTGGCAGACAAAAGAAGTCCCCCAGTTCACCTGAACAACAGAGTTGCTATTCAGGAATGGAGCTGCAGTCAGATGCCGGCGGCAAGGCTGAACTGAAACCACAGAAGCTTGGCAAGTATGTTTGCGATTACTGCGGAAGGGCATGCGCCAAACCCAGCGTGCTGAAGAAACACATCCGCTCGCACACCGGGGAGCGGCCCTACCCTTGCGTCCCCTGCGGGTTTTCCTTCAAAACCAAGAGCAATTTGTACAAACACCGGAAGTCCCACGCGCACTCGGTCAAAGCCGGAACGTCGCCGTTCCCTCACAACGTCAACGCGGACCAGGGGTCTTTCGAAGGCGAATGCGAGTTGTTCTCGGACGCCGAGCAGAGCACAGACACTGACGACGACGCGTTCAATgacccgctgctgctgctggactCCCCGGCAGAGGCTTCGGATCACACCGCCGTCAAAGTGCTCAACCTCATCTCTCACAAAAAAGCATCTGCAATGTCGACGTCGACTCCGGACAGCTCGTCCCACCTACCGGAAATCAATGCCCTTCCTGTCACCACCGTTGAGGCTAACCGTGCAATTCAATCTTGCACGATTAAACAAAGGCTCGCGCTTCGGCTGTCGGAAAAAAGGAGCAGCGACTCAGAACACAATCTGTCGCTTCCCAGTCAGTCGAGTAAAGGCAGCACGGATTCCGGCTACTTTTCCCGATCTGAAAGTGCAGAGCATCAGACCAGTCCGCCGAACGCTAACGCCAAATCCTACCAGGAAATTATGTTCGGAAAGTGTTACAGGCCCAGCCCCAAGCAGACCACGGCTTACATTGCCTGCGACGCAGATTCCGGGGATGCAGGAAGATGCTCGGAGAAAGGAGTTTCCCGCGTTTTCACCCAGGAAAAGGACACAGTCGaatcaatcaaaataaatacaaagtccTTCATGAGGGAAGAGGTGAAAGAAGCACAGTTGGACAGCGGCTCCGACATGGGAACCCTCCTCAGGAGCAACTCCATGCCCACGTCGGCGGCGGTCAGCCTGACCATGCCCCAGGCACTCCGGGGCAGCCACTCATTCGACGAGAGGACAAGCAATGCGGGCATGAGGAGACTCCGGCGACAAGCCGCTTTCGAGCTGCCATCCCACGAGGGCCACGCGGACAGCGAGGGCCACGCGAAGACAAGCGAGATGTCACTTGCGGGACTGGAAACGGACAATTACCCACCGAGCGGGAACCTGCAGAGGCACGCCATGGAGCTGGCCACGCGGAAGCGCCGGAAAGAGAAGCGGGAAGAGGAGGATTTGCCATCTCAGTATGAGGTGCATCACGAGCAGTGTGAAGAAATGTTTGACCCCGGTAAAGATTATGAGCTGAAGCTAGTTGGCCATGGCGTGGTCGGTGTCGCTAAAGCACGTTTGAGTACACAGCTGGACAGGATTGACATGGATATATCAGTCAGCCCTGAAATGGGTGCCCGAAAAACATTAGGAAACGTCATTTCAGTTATCCAGCACACAAACTTCGTCAACAGGCCTCATTGCGAACAGTCGGATTCCTACAAGAGTCTCAGACAGAGGCAAGAGGTCTTCTCCTCAGTTCAGCCCATGGAGGAGTCGTTTGAGATGGACAGGCCTGATGGAACACTGAGACAGTCCTTTCAGTTGGGTGCTAAACTGGTGCGACAGTCCAACATACAAGTACCGGAGATCAGGGTCACTGTGGAGCCCGACAGTCCGGAAAAAGCTCCGGACGTGCCAGTGAAGGAGCCGGAGAAGCATGTGGAAGAGTTTCAATGGCCGCAGCGGAGTGAAACTTTAGCCCAGTTTCCTCCTGAAAAACTCCCTCCGAAGAAGAAAAGGTTGCGCCTCGCCGACATCGAGCACTCCTCAGGAGAATCCAGTTTCGAGTCGGCCTGCACCAGCCTTTCACGCAGTCCCAGTCAGGACAGCAACTTATCTTACAGCTCTGTCTTCTCCTTTGACAGGGAGGAGAGTCTGAAGCCAGTTTCCCCGGCCAGGCAGGATGAATTTGGCAAGCCTCTCGAGCTCCTCGCCGTGCCGGGAAGCGGCCACTCGCTCTCCGTTCTCCATCAGCGTCAGCAGCATGAAATGAGACGCTCCTCCTCGGAGCAGGCGCCTTGCAACTTGCGCAAGGAGTTCCCGGAGATACGCAGCGTATCATTTGACTACGGTAGCCTGGATCCAACATCCAAAGTTAGACCTGGGGACCTGGCAAAGGAGAGGCGGAGGGTGAACTTAGTGCGGCAGGAGTCACTGAGCATGGACACCGAGGCCTCGCACATGCAAGTGTTTTGTGCCGGCGCCGccccttcgtcacagccaatcTTCTCAACTGGGAACGTACTCCCCCAGCCACAGCATCCCGGCTTGTTAATCCCCGTAAGAATCCAGACCCACGTGCCGAGCTACGGCAGTCTCACGTACACATCTGTGTCACAGATCTTTGACAATCACTATGACAGAGTTAGCCCCGCCTTAGCTGCCACTCAGAATCGAGCCGCCACACACCCCGTCTCTGTGGAAGCCCTGGACCTGTCCTCGGCCAAGCTCAAGACAGGCATCCCCCTCTCCCTCACCTCCCGGACCATTTCCACCACCAACGCGTCCAGCGGTGGCGCCAATAAACGAATGCTCTCGCCTGCCAGCAGCCTAGACGTCTTTATGGAAGTCAAGCAGCAGAAGCGTGTGAAAGAGGAAAGGATGTTTGGGCAAATTGTGGAGGAGCTGAGTGCAGTGGAACTGGGCAAGTGCCACTTGGAGGATGATTCACACAGGAGCAAGTTTATCACGCATCGAAACGTGACCGACGACCTCAACATGGAGTCTGCTATGGAGAGCAGCTTCTTGGATAGCAGCGCGCCTACGTATCCCAAAGAAGCAGGCACGGATAAACGGGCGCAGATGGACACGGGGGCACAGCCGCTCTTCAGCCGAGACATCCTGGTCTCAGGGGCCGAGCATCGGGGGACGCCGCCCCCCTTTCCAAGTCTTCGCACTGCGACAGGCGTGAGCTGGTGTTATCTCAGCTACACCAAGCCGAGCTGCTCACACGACGGCGAAGGGGGAGGCAGCGGCGGGAATCCCTGCTCCGTCTACGCCACCTGGCGCGTCAGTTCACACAATCCCAATCCACCGGAGGTGAGCACCAGTGCCGCACTGGCCTTGCTGCACTCCAAACAGAAGGGAGGCAAGTTGATCTACTCAATGGCTGCCATGTGTCAGCCCGGCAATGGGAAACTAGTTTCATCTCTTGTCCTGTGGCGACAGACATTTGAACAG CTGCAGAGGAAACCGGAGCTTAAGGAGGCGGACGTCAACCCGGGCAAGAAGGTGAAAGACACCAGCTTGAGACTGAAGGCTGCCAAGGAAGAGTGGAAGGAGAGGGAGGCGTCAAATACCCAAACAGCTCCGACGCGCATCAAGATCTTCGAGGGGGG GTACAAATCCAACGAGGACTACGTGTATGTCCGCGGCCGCGGTCGGGGGAAATACATTTGCGAGGAGTGCGGCATCCGCTGCAAGAAGCCCAGCATGCTCAAAAAACACATCCGAACCCATACGGACGTGAGGCCCTACATCTGCAAGGTCTGCAATTTTGCCTTCAAAACGAAAG GAAACCTGACAAAACACATGAAGTCGAAAGCGCATATGAAGAAATGTCTAGAGCTGGGCGTGTCCGTGACAATGGATGAGACGGAGATACAGGAACATG TAGACGAGGCGCCACAAGAATCCAAGACAGATGTGGCGGTCACGGCCAAACATCAGTTCTCCGACGCCGAATATTCCGACGGTATGGACGAAGATGCGGATGATGTCGACGAAGATGACGACGAGGACGATGACTACGAGGGCGACTCCACACCCAAGCTGCGTTCCAGGAGCACCAGTCCGCAGCCGGGCAGCGGCGTCGCGTCCCTGCCGGTCACTGTCACCGTCTCCGGCAGGTGGCCGGGCTCGGACCAGAGAGACAAGACGGGGGAGGATGACTCCCTTAGTGTTCTGTCCCCAGATCAGGCCGGCTTCCTTTTCGACCCTTATTCTTCGTGTCTCCTCTCACCCGGCTGGGAGTCCCCGATCAGGGAACCGTCCCCCTCACGTCTGCGCTACCCGTCCCCGAGGCGTGAGCTCTCCCCGCGGGGTCGTTGCTCTCCCAGGTGGGACGCCTCGCCGCTGAGGCCCAGCTCGCCCGGATTCTCGCCCATTCAGCACCTCTCCCCTCCCGTCGCGCCGGAGCAACCCACGTCGCCCGGGGTGGAGATGGCTGGGAAGCGGGAGTCGGCGGTGCGGGGCAGGCAGCGGGTAGTGCTGAGGGCCGTGTCGCCACGACGGGGCGGAACCCATCAGCAGCGAGGCGGCAGCGACAAGAGCAGACAGCACGCCAAGATCGACATGGCTCAGCAACAAGGAGCCTTTGAGATGGAACTG GAGCAGAGGAGCATCTCCAGTCAGCCCACCGCCACGAGCGGCCCCCACCAGAATCTCCTGAGCCACCTCCCTCTCCACTCTCAGCAGCAGGCCTTCAGCTTGCTTCCCGTCCTCCCCGTCGGAGGAGCCCTTCGGGCGGCGCCACCTTCCCCCGCCTCCTCCGATGTGCCGCCGAGCCCACCTAGCGAGGAGGGAACCGCCCTCGAGATAGCGGAAGACGACCAGGGAAGTCTGGATCCGGGCATCAGGGATGGCGTGCAGGAGGAGAACGTCCAGACGTGCTTGAAAGCCATCGCCTCGCTCAAGATCAACACGGAGGACCCACATTAG